The following are encoded in a window of Gossypium raimondii isolate GPD5lz chromosome 13, ASM2569854v1, whole genome shotgun sequence genomic DNA:
- the LOC105784502 gene encoding cytokinin dehydrogenase 6, with product MKRNMLFLRSFMILVLSCIAIKINLCFPNILSSLKTLPIDGHFNFEQLHHAAKDFGNRYSFLPLAVLHPNSVSDIATTVKHIWQMGPGSDLTVAARGHGHSLQGQAQAHGGIVINMKSLQGLKMQFHIGNLPYVDVSGGELWINILREGLKHGLAPKSWTDYLHLTVGGTLSNAGISGQAFRHGPQISNVHQLEVVTGKGEVVTCSGKQNSDLFHGVLGGLGQFGIITRARISLEPAPEMVKWIRVLYTDFATFIRDQEELISGESTFDYVEGFVIINRTGLLNNWRSSFNPQDPVQASKFKSDGRTLFCLELAKYFNRDETAVVNREIHSSLSQLNHIPSTLFVSEVPYIEFLDRVHISEIKLRSKGLWEVPHPWLNLLVPRSKIQTFAQQVFGNILTDTSNGPILIYPVNKSKWDNRTSVVTPDEDVFYLVAFLSSAVPSSTGTDGLDHILIQNKRILEFCEIARLGVKQYLPHYSTQGEWKAHFGSRWEVFVRRKSSYDPLAILAPGQRIFQKAVPYSQ from the exons atgaaaagAAACATGCTGTTCTTGAGAAGCTTCATGATCTTAGTCCTTAGCTGCATAGCCATTAAAATCAACCTTTGTTTTCCCAACATTCTGTCTTCATTAAAAACACTCCCCATTGATGGACATTTCAACTTTGAGCAACTTCACCATGCAGCTAAAGATTTTGGCAATAGGTATAGTTTCCTTCCTTTGGCTGTTCTACACCCCAACTCAGTTTCTGATATTGCCACCACAGTGAAGCATATTTGGCAGATGGGCCCTGGTTCAGACCTAACAGTTGCAGCTAGAGGTCATGGTCACTCACTTCAGGGTCAAGCACAAGCTCATGGTGGAATTGTCATCAATATGAAGTCACTCCAAGGCCTTAAAATGCAGTTTCATATTGGGAACTTACCTTATGTTGATGTCTCTGGTGGAGAGTTATGGATAAACATCCTGCGTGAAGGGCTTAAACATGGGTTAGCACCGAAGTCTTGGACGGATTATCTACATTTAACGGTTGGTGGTACGTTGTCAAATGCCGGGATCAGTGGACAGGCCTTTCGGCATGGACCGCAGATCAGTAATGTTCACCAATTGGAAGTTGTGACAG GGAAAGGAGAAGTGGTGACATGCTCGGGGAAACAGAACAGCGATCTGTTTCACGGCGTTCTCGGTGGACTCGGTCAGTTTGGCATCATAACACGGGCGAGAATATCATTGGAACCTGCACCGGAAATG GTGAAATGGATTAGAGTATTGTACACAGATTTTGCCACATTTATTAGGGACCAAGAGGAATTAATATCTGGAGAAAGCACATTTGATTATGTTGAAGGATTTGTGATCATAAACAGGACTGGTCTGTTAAATAACTGGAGATCATCATTCAATCCACAAGATCCAGTGCAAGCTAGCAAATTCAAGTCAGATGGAAGAACTCTCTTTTGCCTAGAATTAGCAAAGTACTTCAATCGAGACGAAACCGCAGTTGTAAATCGG GAAATTCATAGTTCATTATCTCAGTTAAACCATATACCATCAACACTCTTTGTATCGGAAGTTCCTTACATTGAGTTTCTAGACCGAGTTCATATTTCCGAGATCAAACTCCGGTCGAAAGGCTTATGGGAAGTTCCACATCCATGGCTTAATCTTCTTGTCCCAAGAAGTAAAATCCAAACATTTGCTCAACAAGTCTTTGGAAATATCCTTACAGACACCAGCAATGGCCCCATTCTCATCTACCCTGTTAATAAATCAAA GTGGGATAATAGAACATCAGTTGTGACACCAGATGAAGATGTTTTCTATTTAGTGGCATTCCTTTCATCTGCGGTACCTTCATCAACAGGAACTGATGGTTTAGACCACATATTAATTCAgaacaaaaggattttagaatTCTGCGAGATAGCTCGTCTCGGTGTAAAGCAATACCTGCCGCATTATTCGACGCAAGGAGAATGGAAAGCTCATTTCGGTTCGCGATGGGAAGTTTTTGTGCGGAGGAAATCGAGTTATGACCCCTTGGCAATACTTGCCCCTGGTCAAAGAATATTTCAAAAGGCAGTACCTTACTCACAATAA
- the LOC105782144 gene encoding phragmoplastin DRP1E, translated as MTTMESLIGLVNRIQRACTVLGDYGGGDNSFSSLWEALPSVAVVGGQSSGKSSVLESIVGRDFLPRGSGIVTRRPLVLQLHKTDEGSQEYAEFLHLPKRRFTDFGAVRNEIQEETDRITGKTKQISPVPIHLSIYSPNVVNLTLIDLPGLTKVAIEGQPETIVDDIETMVRSYVEKPNCIILAISPANQDIATSDAMKLAREVDPSGDRTFGVLTKLDLMDKGTNALDVLEGRSYRLQQPWVGIVNRSQADINKNVDMIVARRKEREYFATSPDYGHLASKMGSEYLAKLLSQHLESVIRSRIPSITSSINKTIDELESEMDHLGRPIALDAGAQLYTVLEVCRAFERIFKEHLDGGRPGGDRIYGVFDNQLPAALKKLPFDRHLSLQNVRRVVSEADGYQPHLIAPEQGYRRLIEGALNYFRGPAEASVDAVHFVLKELVRKSIGETQELKRFPTLQADIAAAANEALERFRDESKKTVVRLVDMESSYLTVDFFRKLPQEVENKGGNPQAPVTDRYGEGHFRRIGSNVSSYVGMVSDTLKNTIPKAVVFCQVKEAKQSLLTRFYTQLGKKEGKQLLQLLDEDPALMERRQQCAKRLELYKAARDEIDSVSWTR; from the exons ATGACCACCATGGAAAGCTTAATCGGTTTAGTTAACAGGATCCAACGAGCATGTACGGTGCTCGGTGATTACGGTGGCGGCGACAACTCTTTCTCTTCCCTTTGGGAAGCTCTTCCTTCCGTTGCCGTCGTCGGTGGTCAG AGTTCAGGGAAGTCTTCGGTGCTTGAAAGCATAGTCGGACGTGATTTTCTTCCTAGAGGATCAG GAATTGTGACGAGACGGCCTTTGGTGTTGCAACTTCATAAGACAGACGAAGGTTCACAAGAGTATGCTGAGTTTCTTCACCTTCCTAAGAGAAGATTCACTGATTTTG GGGCGGTCCGGAATGAAATTCAAGAGGAAACCGATAGAATTACTGGGAAGACCAAACAAATTTCTCCTGTTCCTATTCATCTCAGTATCTACTCTCCAAATG TTGTCAACTTAACCCTGATCGATTTGCCGGGCTTGACAAAAGTTGCTATCG AGGGACAGCCGGAAACTATAGTTGATGACATCGAAACAATGGTTAGGTCTTATGTTGAGAAG CCTAATTGTATCATACTAGCTATATCTCCAGCTAATCAAGATATAGCAACTTCTGATGCTATGAAATTGGCCAGGGAGGTAGACCCCTCTG GTGACCGGACATTTGGGGTGTTAACTAAGCTTGACCTTATGGACAAAGGGACTAATGCTTTGGAT GTTCTTGAAGGAAGATCTTACCGGCTACAGCAACCTTGGGTTGGAATTGTGAACCGTTCTCAGGCTGATATAAACAAAAATGTGGACATGATTGTGGCAAGACGCAAGGAGCGTGAGTATTTTGCCACTAGTCCAGACTATGGCCACTTGGCAAGTAAAATGGGTTCAGAGTATCTTGCAAAACTTCTATCACAG CATTTGGAATCTGTTATTAGGTCTCGGATACCAAGTATCACTTCTTCGATAAACAAAACCATTGATGAGCTTGAATCAGAAATGGATCATCTTGGCAGGCCTATTGCTCTTGATGCTGGT GCTCAACTATACACCGTATTGGAAGTTTGTCGTGCATTTGAACGGATATTCAAGGAGCATCTGGATGGAGG GCGACCTGGAGGTGATCGTATTTATGGAGTCTTTGACAACCAGCTACCTGCTGCTTTGAAGAAGCTTCCCTTTGACCGCCATCTTTCTCTGCAAAATGTGAGGAGAGTAGTATCAGAGGCAGATGGTTATCAACCACACTTGATAGCTCCCGAGCAAGGTTACCGCAGGCTTATTGAAGGGGCACTAAATTATTTCAGGGGCCCAGCTGAAGCTTCTGTGGATGCT GTTCACTTCGTCTTGAAAGAACTTGTGAGGAAATCTATAGGAGAAACTCAG GAATTGAAACGCTTTCCCACTCTACAAGCTGATATAGCAGCGGCTGCTAATGAGGCCTTGGAGAGGTTCCGAGATGAAAGTAAGAAGACAGTTGTTCGGTTAGTAGACATGGAATCATCATATTTAACAGTGGATTTCTTCCGGAAGCTTCCCCAAGAAGTAGAAAATAAAGGAGGAAATCCTCAAGCTCCTGTTACAGATCGGTATGGTGAAGGCCATTTTCGGAGGATAGGGTCAAATGTTTCCTCATACGTCGGTATGGTGTCAGATACACTTAAGAACACAATCCCGAAGGCTGTGGTTTTCTGTCAAGTTAAGGAGGCAAAACAATCTTTACTAACCCGCTTTTACACGCAGCTAGGAAAGAAAGAG GGGAAACAGCTTTTGCAATTGTTAGACGAGGATCCAGCATTGATGGAAAGGAGACAACAGTGTGCTAAAAGGCTTGAATTATACAAGGCAGCGAGGGATGAGATTGATAGTGTATCATGGACACGATGA
- the LOC105782148 gene encoding uncharacterized protein LOC105782148: protein MSLVDYASSSDDDVSDSEHEPPQQRHEPPPAPPPRRPPSPPKTLESGSSAVQKPETLEKLPDASMLLNSPTVPLTSGNDHASVVAAAMADNLSRKRDSKGMMGSGSSNSTPPLRRAKLPRATLPHSKSVPDTGGGSLVPPQLRGRSNVVTEDISKLFINRHVATQPKGPEN from the exons ATGTCTCTGGTAGATTATGCCTCCTCCTCAGACGACGACGTTTCAGACTCTGAACATGAACCACCACAACAACGCCATGAACCACCACCAGCTCCACCACCACGGCGTCCCCCTTCCCCGCCTAAAACCTT GGAATCTGGATCGTCGGCAGTTCAAAAGCCAGAAACCCTAGAGAAACTCCCGGATGCTTCGATGCTTTTGAACTCTCCGACTGTACCATTAACGAGCGGAAACGACCACGCATCTGTGGTAGCGGCGGCGATGGCGGACAATTTGTCACGAAAACGTGACTCGAAGGGGATGATGGGATCAGGCTCCAGCAATAGCACGCCGCCGCTACGGAGGGCCAAACTTCCGAGAGCTACCTTACCTCATTCCAAGAGTGTTCCTGATACTGGAGGTGGCTCCCTTGTTCCTCCTCAACTCAGAGGAAG GAGTAATGTGGTCACTGAAGATATCAGTAAGCTATTCATCAACAGACATGTCGCCACACAGCCCAAAGGACCTGAAAATTAG
- the LOC105782147 gene encoding UMP-CMP kinase 3: protein MGAVNVANKDINVSLAEKKPRVVFVLGGPGSGKGTQCANIVEHFHYTHLSAGDLLRAEIKSGSENGTMIQNMIKEGKIVPSEVTIKLLEKAMLESGNDKFLIDGFPRNEENRAAFEAVTKIEPEFVLFFNCPEEEMEKRLLSRNQGREDDNIETIRKRFKVFLDSSLPVIEYYKAKGKVREIEAAKPIGEVFEAVKVVFTPKAEKVVA, encoded by the exons ATGGGAGCAGTTAATGTTGCAAACAAG GATATCAATGTTAGCTTAGCTGAAAAAAAGCCTAgagttgtttttgttttgg GTGGCCCTGGCAGTGGGAAAGGTACCCAATGCGCAAATATAGTCGAACACTTTCATTACACCCATCTCAGTGCTGGAGATCTTCTCCGAGCAGAAATTAAGTCTGGTTCGGAAAATGG AACCATGATTCAGAACATGATCAAAGAAGGAAAGATTGTTCCTTCCGAGGTCACAATTAAGCTTCTCGAGAAAGCAATGCTGGAAAGTGGTAATGACAAGTTCCTTATCGATGGTTTTCCTCGTAATGAAGAAAACCGTGCAGCATTCGAAGCTGTT ACAAAAATCGAGCCAGAATTTGTCCTGTTTTTCAATTGCCCTGAAGAAGAGATGGAGAAGCGTCTTCTGAGTAGGAACCAG GGAAGAGAAGATGATAACATCGAAACAATAAGGAAACGATTCAAGGTGTTTCTCGATTCCAGCCTTCCTGTAATCGAGTACTATAAGGCCAAGGGAAAAGTTCGAGAG ATTGAAGCTGCAAAGCCCATAGGAGAGGTGTTTGAGGCCGTTAAAGTTGTCTTCACCCCAAAAGctgaaaag GTTGTTGCCTAG
- the LOC105784421 gene encoding protein PIN-LIKES 3 isoform X2: MELLSLFITSVMPVIKVLLVLAIGLFLATESVDLLGPNARHHLNNLVFYVFLPALIGCSIAKTSTVKTLETLWFMPVNIFISCIIGSVLGCILVKITKTPPCLKGLVIACSSAANLGNMLNIILPALCEETNSPFGDSSTCSTYGESYALLSLAMQAIYVWSILYSIMRTSANSIVKENAEILSETLAEPLLVSHGISEDNIYHVDLPDEGNQRKQELEDDFRTVYNRRGRRSLPSLIICHRREAGIPSMTLIVGANLLKGLKGSGVKTSLIVGILIIRNILLPASGIVVVKAAMHLGLVGSYSLYQFTLLLQYAIPPAMNIGTILQMLGTGESEFSVLMLWSYVVAAFSLTLWTAFYIWLVT, from the exons ATGGAGTTACTGAGTTTGTTCATTACATCAGTGATGCCAGTTATAAAAGTACTACTGGTTCTTGCTATTGGTTTGTTCCTTGCAACTGAAAGTGTTGATCTTTTGGGACCAAATGCAAGGCACCATTTGAATAAT CTGGTATTCTATGTTTTTTTGCCTGCTCTGATCGGTTGCAGTATTGCCAAAACGAGCACGGTCAAGACTTTAGAGACCTT gTGGTTTATGCCAGTAAACATCTTTATCTCATGTATCATCGGTTCGGTACTCGGTTGTATACTTGTAAAGATTACAAAAACTCCTCCATGCCTAAAGGGACTAGTAATCGCTTGCTCGTCTGCAG CTAATTTGGGGAACATGCTTAATATCATACTACCAGCTCTCTGCGAAGAAACGAATAGTCCATTCGGAGATTCATCCACCTGCTCTACGTATGGAGAGTCTTATGCTTTGCTTTCACTAGCG ATGCAAGCAATTTATGTCTGGTCCATATTGTATTCTATAATGCGGACGTCTGCAAACAGCATAGTTAAAGAAAACGCGGAAATACTCTCGGAGACGTTGGCAGAGCCTTTACTTGTTTCACACGGTATCTCTGAGGACAATATATATCATGTTGACTTACCTGATGAAGGGAATCAAAGG AAGCAAGAGCTTGAAGATGATTTTCGCACCGTCTACAATCGCCGCGGTAGGCGTTCACTGCCTTCGTTAATCATATGCCATAGAAG AGAGGCAGGAATCCCATCCATGACATTGATAGTGGGAGCAAATCTTCTTAAAG GGTTGAAAGGGTCAGGAGTGAAAACATCCCTCATTGTAGGGATTCTTATAATAAGGAACATTTTGTTGCCTGCAAGTGGCATTGTTGTTGTTAAAGCTGCAATGCATTTAGGCTTGGTGGGGTCTTATTCCTTGTATCAGTTCACTCTCTTGCTGCAGTATGCCATTCCACCAGCCATGAACATAG GAACCATTCTCCAGATGTTAGGAACAGGAGAGAGTGAGTTTTCAGTGCTAATGCTATGGAGTTATGTTGTAGCAGCATTCTCTCTTACACTCTGGACAGCCTTCTACATATGGCTTGTTACTTAA
- the LOC105782146 gene encoding glutathione S-transferase U17 has product MSEGEVKVLGTWASPFSTRVRIALHLKSVNYEYLEENFLESKSELLLDSNPVFKRIPVLIHGDNKPICESLIIVEYIDEVWSSGPSILPCDAYERADARFWATYVDDKFFPALKRAVVSGSEETKRASMAEVEEGVVMLEKLSKGKAFFGGDNIGYLDIVIGSVFEWIKVIDKCTETQLLSQAPCLLEWGARFSSHEAVKDVLSGVAKLAGFGLKLKAKI; this is encoded by the exons ATGAGTGAGGGTGAAGTGAAGGTGTTGGGCACATGGGCAAGTCCATTTTCAACGAGGGTGAGAATTGCACTTCACCTAAAATCTGTAAATTACGAGTACTTAGaagagaattttttagaatccAAAAGCGAGCTTCTTCTCGACTCAAACCCTGTTTTCAAAAGGATTCCGGTCCTTATTCATGGTGATAATAAGCCTATTTGTGAATCTCTGATCATTGTTGAGTACATTGATGAGGTTTGGAGCTCTGGACCTTCCATTCTTCCTTGTGATGCCTATGAACGTGCCGATGCTCGATTTTGGGCTACCTATGTCGACGACAAG TTTTTCCCTGCTTTAAAAAGAGCAGTGGTTAGTGGATCAGAAGAAACTAAAAGGGCATCAATGGCAGAAGTGGAAGAAGGGGTGGTGATGTTAGAAAAGTTGAGCAAAGGGAAAGCTTTCTTTGGTGGGGATAATATTGGGTACTTGGACATTGTAATCGGCAGTGTGTTTGAGTGGATTAAAGTCATCGACAAGTGTACTGAGACCCAGCTGCTTTCCCAAGCTCCTTGCTTGCTTGAATGGGGTGCTAGGTTCTCCTCCCATGAGGCAGTGAAAGATGTTTTGTCCGGTGTTGCCAAGCTTGCTGGTTTTGGTTTGAAGCTTAAAGCCAAGATCTAG
- the LOC105782145 gene encoding zinc finger CCCH domain-containing protein 46, with amino-acid sequence MDGYEATRIVFSRIQSLEPGNASRIMGLLLIQDHGDKEMIRLAFGPEALLHSVILKAKKELGLPINSSSSRLLGSNGVNLPFLSIPATNPSFTFTGMVDEFQLQDQLADACGGNTDSIRFPSYWGNTSFQRSNNTMNDILGADDPSSAFLWRPCLYFARGFCKNGNNCRFVHSGVGESAAEGDTIVGSPNKFEMMDQCHELLRSKSARQQRLAAAAAAVGAAQIMGSGSFPYSPKSINLVLQQPQNDAQRAALMMGDDMNKFNRSSPASRQIYLTFPADSTFREEDVSNYFSIYGPVQDVRIPYQQKRMFGFVTFIYPETVKMILAKGNPHFVCDSRVLVKPYKEKGKIPDEKQPQQQIENGTLTGLDSRDPFDVQLGTRMFYNNQDILRRRKLGDQTDLQQALELQNRRLMSLQLLDVKKHSPNLYGQSLVLPQENSSSPVPATLVTAAEKQTSTGKETVSSEENGSEKESPHCEDGNLPESLEHNLPDSPFASPGKASKEYLSFNNAVMEKDGTISANNNWIPSTLLPANNALDMSSFNSFNCQIPRFSSGQGTIGMYTGTGGPTCPVGI; translated from the exons atgGATGGTTATGAAGCAACTAGAATTGTTTTCTCAAGAATCCAAAGCTTAGAACCAGGAAATGCTTCTAGAATCATGGGGTTACTTCTCATTCAAGATCATGGTGATAAAGAGATGATTCGTTTAGCTTTTGGTCCTGAAGCTTTACTTCACTCAGTGATTCTGAAGGCCAAGAAGGAGCTTGGTCTTCCCATcaactcatcttcttcaaggCTCTTAGGGAGTAATGGAGTTAATCTTCCATTTCTATCAATCCCTGCTACCAACCCTTCTTTTACTTTTACTGGTATGGTTGATGAGTTTCAACTTCAAGACCAACTAGCTGATGCTTGTGGTGGTAACACTGACTCAATTCGTTTTCCTTCATATTGGGGAAACACCTCTTTTCAAAGGAGCAATAACACTATGAATGATATTTTAGGAGCTGATGACCCTTCTTCAGCTTTTTTGTGGAGACCCTGTTTGTATTTTGCTAGAGGGTTTTGTAAAAATGGGAACAATTGTAGGTTTGTCCATAGTGGGGTTGGGGAGTCTGCTGCTGAAGGTGACACCATTGTTGGGTCACCTAACAAGTTTGAAATGATGGACCAGTGCCATGAGTTGCTTAGATCTAAATCAGCTAGGCAACAAAGGCtggctgctgctgctgctgctgttggTGCTGCTCAGATAATGGGCTCTGGTTCTTTTCCATACTCACCAAAGTccatcaatttagtccttcaacaGCCCCAAAATGATGCTCAGAG GGCTGCTTTAATGATGGGTGATGATATGAACAAGTTCAACCGTTCAAGTCCAGCTTCAAGGCAGATATACTTGACTTTCCCAGCTGACAGTACTTTCAGAGAAGAGGATGTGTCAAATTATTtcag CATATATGGACCCGTTCAAGATGTGAGGATACCATACCAACAAAAGAGAATGTTTGGGTTTGTTACTTTTATATACCCTGAGACAGTGAAGATGATTTTAGCTAAAGGAAACCCGCATTTCGTTTGCGATTCTCGGGTTTTAGTGAAGCCATACAAGGAGAAAGGGAAAATCCCAGACGA GAAGCAACCACAACAACAGATTGAAAATGGAACCCTAACTGGTCTTGATTCTAGAGATCCATTTGATGTTCAACTTG GTACAAGGATGTTTTACAATAACCAAGACATATTACGGAGGAGAAAATTGGGGGACCAAACTGATCTGCAACAAGCCCTTGAGCTTCAAAATAGAAGGTTGATGAGTCTGCAACTCCTTGATGTTAAGAAACACTCACCAAACCTTTACGGCCAGTCTCTTGTACTTCCACAAG AGAATAGTTCTAGCCCTGTGCCGGCTACATTGGTCACTGCTGCCGAGAAACAAACGAGTACTGGTAAAGAAACAGTCAGTTCTGAAGAGAATGGTAGTGAGAAGGAGAGCCCTCATTGTGAAGATGGTAATCTGCCAGAAAG TTTGGAGCATAACCTTCCTGATAGTCCGTTTGCGTCTCCTGGGAAAGCCTCTAAAGAGTACCTGTCTTTCAACAATGCGGTCATGGAGAAGGATGGAACCATCTCGGCTAACAATAATTGGATTCCTTCAACCTTACTTCCTGCAAATAATGCATTAGACATGTCATCCTTCAACTCCTTCAACTGCCAAATCCCCAG GTTCTCATCCGGACAAGGGACAATCGGTATGTACACAGGGACTGGCGGTCCGACTTGCCCCGTTGGAATATAG
- the LOC105784421 gene encoding protein PIN-LIKES 3 isoform X1, whose amino-acid sequence MELLSLFITSVMPVIKVLLVLAIGLFLATESVDLLGPNARHHLNNLVFYVFLPALIGCSIAKTSTVKTLETLWFMPVNIFISCIIGSVLGCILVKITKTPPCLKGLVIACSSAANLGNMLNIILPALCEETNSPFGDSSTCSTYGESYALLSLAMQAIYVWSILYSIMRTSANSIVKENAEILSETLAEPLLVSHGISEDNIYHVDLPDEGNQRMSTFGKMKQCFMTTIRSKSLKMIFAPSTIAAIVGVIVGIVSPFRKALVVDSAPFHVIYSSIEFIGEAGIPSMTLIVGANLLKGLKGSGVKTSLIVGILIIRNILLPASGIVVVKAAMHLGLVGSYSLYQFTLLLQYAIPPAMNIGTILQMLGTGESEFSVLMLWSYVVAAFSLTLWTAFYIWLVT is encoded by the exons ATGGAGTTACTGAGTTTGTTCATTACATCAGTGATGCCAGTTATAAAAGTACTACTGGTTCTTGCTATTGGTTTGTTCCTTGCAACTGAAAGTGTTGATCTTTTGGGACCAAATGCAAGGCACCATTTGAATAAT CTGGTATTCTATGTTTTTTTGCCTGCTCTGATCGGTTGCAGTATTGCCAAAACGAGCACGGTCAAGACTTTAGAGACCTT gTGGTTTATGCCAGTAAACATCTTTATCTCATGTATCATCGGTTCGGTACTCGGTTGTATACTTGTAAAGATTACAAAAACTCCTCCATGCCTAAAGGGACTAGTAATCGCTTGCTCGTCTGCAG CTAATTTGGGGAACATGCTTAATATCATACTACCAGCTCTCTGCGAAGAAACGAATAGTCCATTCGGAGATTCATCCACCTGCTCTACGTATGGAGAGTCTTATGCTTTGCTTTCACTAGCG ATGCAAGCAATTTATGTCTGGTCCATATTGTATTCTATAATGCGGACGTCTGCAAACAGCATAGTTAAAGAAAACGCGGAAATACTCTCGGAGACGTTGGCAGAGCCTTTACTTGTTTCACACGGTATCTCTGAGGACAATATATATCATGTTGACTTACCTGATGAAGGGAATCAAAGG ATGTCAACTTTTGGAAAGATGAAGCAATGTTTTATGACTACTATTAGAAGCAAGAGCTTGAAGATGATTTTCGCACCGTCTACAATCGCCGCG ATTGTTGGGGTTATTGTTGGAATAGTCTCTCCATTTAGAAAGGCATTGGTTGTGGATAGTGCCCCTTTTCATGTCATCTACAGTTCCATTGAATTTATAGG AGAGGCAGGAATCCCATCCATGACATTGATAGTGGGAGCAAATCTTCTTAAAG GGTTGAAAGGGTCAGGAGTGAAAACATCCCTCATTGTAGGGATTCTTATAATAAGGAACATTTTGTTGCCTGCAAGTGGCATTGTTGTTGTTAAAGCTGCAATGCATTTAGGCTTGGTGGGGTCTTATTCCTTGTATCAGTTCACTCTCTTGCTGCAGTATGCCATTCCACCAGCCATGAACATAG GAACCATTCTCCAGATGTTAGGAACAGGAGAGAGTGAGTTTTCAGTGCTAATGCTATGGAGTTATGTTGTAGCAGCATTCTCTCTTACACTCTGGACAGCCTTCTACATATGGCTTGTTACTTAA